One window of the Paenibacillus beijingensis genome contains the following:
- a CDS encoding MraY family glycosyltransferase, producing MTPLVKKFAFRIGAIDKPNARKVHTRIMPRLGGLAIYIAFIGSFLLVLPFIPSGLLSHYDMNLIKSVLVGGTIIVLIGALDDRFELSAKVKLLGQIAAACVVVFVFGVKIDLLNIPFGQSMQPVADWVSIPLTIFWIVGVTNAINLIDGLDGLAAGVSGIAIGTILVMASFMGFEPIILMSSLLLGGILGFLVFNFHPAKIFMGDSGSLFLGFSLATLSMIGFKQVTIVSFVTPLLIIGVPLSDTFFAIVRRWINKRPIFAPDKGHLHHCLRELGFSHRRTVLIIYGVAAFFGGCAIVQSIFVQFHAASWVTFVVISLLMFALQIGAELIGIVDKTRRPLLNFFARIKVKMVAQSRSK from the coding sequence ATGACGCCGCTAGTGAAAAAATTTGCATTCCGTATTGGGGCAATCGACAAGCCGAATGCCCGGAAAGTTCATACCCGAATTATGCCGCGTCTCGGTGGATTGGCCATTTATATCGCTTTTATCGGCTCATTTTTGCTGGTTCTTCCGTTCATTCCCAGCGGTTTGTTGAGTCATTACGATATGAATTTGATCAAAAGCGTGCTCGTCGGCGGCACGATTATCGTGCTGATCGGGGCATTGGATGACCGCTTTGAGCTGTCGGCCAAAGTGAAGCTGCTCGGACAAATCGCCGCTGCGTGCGTCGTCGTCTTCGTCTTCGGCGTCAAGATCGATCTGCTCAACATTCCTTTCGGTCAATCGATGCAGCCCGTTGCCGATTGGGTCAGTATTCCGCTCACGATATTCTGGATTGTCGGCGTAACGAACGCCATTAACTTGATCGACGGCCTCGACGGCTTGGCCGCAGGCGTATCCGGCATTGCGATCGGTACGATTCTCGTCATGGCAAGCTTTATGGGCTTTGAACCGATTATACTGATGAGCAGCCTTCTGCTCGGCGGCATATTGGGCTTCCTGGTGTTCAACTTTCACCCGGCCAAAATTTTCATGGGGGACTCCGGCTCGCTGTTTCTCGGGTTCAGTTTGGCGACGCTGTCCATGATCGGCTTCAAGCAGGTTACGATCGTATCGTTCGTGACACCGCTGCTTATTATCGGCGTTCCGCTGTCGGACACGTTCTTCGCGATTGTGCGCCGCTGGATTAACAAACGCCCGATCTTTGCGCCGGACAAAGGCCATCTGCATCATTGTCTGCGCGAGCTCGGCTTCAGCCACAGACGCACCGTTCTGATCATTTACGGCGTTGCCGCTTTCTTCGGAGGCTGCGCGATCGTGCAGTCGATCTTCGTCCAATTCCATGCGGCCAGCTGGGTAACGTTCGTCGTCATCAGCCTGCTCATGTTCGCGCTGCAGATCGGCGCGGAGCTGATCGGGATTGTGGACAAGACCCGCCGCCCGCTGCTGAATTTCTTCGCACGGATCAAGGTGAAGATGGTGGCGCAGTCCCGTTCCAAATAA